One window of Mixophyes fleayi isolate aMixFle1 chromosome 3, aMixFle1.hap1, whole genome shotgun sequence genomic DNA carries:
- the FDFT1 gene encoding squalene synthase isoform X1 yields the protein MASANCKVAVALFKRTLCLGPAQKPAGQRSLLTVSRLQERGLKEGRTVQKCFAPQNLSVCRFHPVSLPRQDSMSDSLQTCYKYLNETSRSFAAVIQALDGELRHAVCIFYLVLRALDTVEDDMTISLETKIPMLHNFHTFLYQADWRFTESKEKDRQVLEDFPTISLEFRNLAAVYQEVIADICHKMGVGMAEFLEKQVESLLEWDKYCHYVAGLVGIGLSRLFSASELEDVIVGEDTRLSNSMGLFLQKTNIIRDYLEDHLEGREFWPREVWSKYGKKLSDLAKPENIVPAVQCLNELITNTLHHVPDVLLYLSRLRNQSVFNFCAIPQVMAIATLAACYNNNQVFKGVVKIRKGQAVTLMIDATNIQAVRAIMYQYIEEIYQKIPLTDPSSGRTQNIVSTVRKLSLSGGPLATRHGFSPIYLSCAMLLAALSWQYLSTVQASEEVRTGQ from the exons ATGGCCAGTGCAAACTGCAAAGTTGCTGTTGCTCTCTTTAAGAGGACACTGTGCTTGGGCCCAGCTCAGAAGCCTGCTGGCCAGCGGTCACTACTGACAGTGAGCAGGCTGCAGGAGAGGGGGCTGAAAGAAGGCCGCACCGTACAGAAATGCTTTGCACCCCAAAACCTGTCTGTCTGCAGATTTCACCCTGTGTCTCTACCCCGACAGGACTCTATGAGCGACAGCTTGCAGACTTGTTACAAGTACCTGAATGAGACCAGCAGAAGCTTTGCAGCAGTGATCCAAGCCCTGGATGGGGAACTGCG GCATGCTGTGTGTATCTTCTACCTGGTCCTGCGAGCTCTGGATACGGTGGAGGATGACATGACCATCAGTCTGGAGACTAAAATCCCCATGCTGCACAACTTCCACACCTTCCTGTACCAGGCCGACTGGAGGTTTACGGAGAGCAAGGAGAAGGACCGGCAGGTGCTGGAGGACTTCCCAACG ATCTCCCTGGAGTTTAGGAACCTGGCTGCCGTTTACCAGGAAGTGATTGCAGACATCTGTCACAAGATGGGAGTGGGGATGGCAGAGTTCTTGGAGAAGCAGGTGGAATCGCTGCTGGAGTGGGATAAG TACTGCCACTATGTGGCCGGCTTGGTGGGGATCGGTCTGTCACGTCTGTTTTCCGCCTCGGAGCTGGAAGATGTTATTGTTGGCGAGGATACAAGGCTCTCCAACTCCATGGGCCTCTTCCTGCAGAAAACCAACATTATCCGCGACTACCTGGAGGATCACCTGGAGGGCAGAGAGTTCTGGCCTAGAGAG GTGTGGAGCAAATACGGCAAAAAGCTGTCCGACTTGGCCAAGCCAGAGAACATTGTTCCAGCGGTGCAGTGTCTGAATGAACTGATTACAAATACTCTGCATCACGTGCCTGATGTCCTGCTCTACCTATCCCGGCTGAGGAACCAGAGCGTGTTCAACTTCTGTGCAATCCCACAG GTTATGGCCATCGCTACGCTGGCCGCCTGTTACAACAACAACCAAGTGTTCAAGGGAGTGGTGAAGATCCGTAAGGGCCAGGCGGTAACGCTGATGATAGACGCCACCAATATCCAGGCTGTGAGAGCCATCATGTACCAGTACATTGAAGAG ATCTACCAGAAAATTCCCCTGACAGACCCATCCTCTGGGCGGACACAGAACATTGTTTCTACTGTCAGGAAGCTGAGTCTGTCCGGCGGCCCCCTGGCGACCCGTCACGGCTTCTCCCCCATTTACCTGTCGTGCGCCATGCTGTTGGCGGCCCTGAGCTGGCAGTACCTGAGCACGGTGCAGGCCTCCGAGGAGGTGCGCACCGGCCAGTGA
- the FDFT1 gene encoding squalene synthase isoform X2 yields the protein MDIIRSLGHPEEIYNLLRFKMGGCRAVMSHMDRDSMSDSLQTCYKYLNETSRSFAAVIQALDGELRHAVCIFYLVLRALDTVEDDMTISLETKIPMLHNFHTFLYQADWRFTESKEKDRQVLEDFPTISLEFRNLAAVYQEVIADICHKMGVGMAEFLEKQVESLLEWDKYCHYVAGLVGIGLSRLFSASELEDVIVGEDTRLSNSMGLFLQKTNIIRDYLEDHLEGREFWPREVWSKYGKKLSDLAKPENIVPAVQCLNELITNTLHHVPDVLLYLSRLRNQSVFNFCAIPQVMAIATLAACYNNNQVFKGVVKIRKGQAVTLMIDATNIQAVRAIMYQYIEEIYQKIPLTDPSSGRTQNIVSTVRKLSLSGGPLATRHGFSPIYLSCAMLLAALSWQYLSTVQASEEVRTGQ from the exons GACTCTATGAGCGACAGCTTGCAGACTTGTTACAAGTACCTGAATGAGACCAGCAGAAGCTTTGCAGCAGTGATCCAAGCCCTGGATGGGGAACTGCG GCATGCTGTGTGTATCTTCTACCTGGTCCTGCGAGCTCTGGATACGGTGGAGGATGACATGACCATCAGTCTGGAGACTAAAATCCCCATGCTGCACAACTTCCACACCTTCCTGTACCAGGCCGACTGGAGGTTTACGGAGAGCAAGGAGAAGGACCGGCAGGTGCTGGAGGACTTCCCAACG ATCTCCCTGGAGTTTAGGAACCTGGCTGCCGTTTACCAGGAAGTGATTGCAGACATCTGTCACAAGATGGGAGTGGGGATGGCAGAGTTCTTGGAGAAGCAGGTGGAATCGCTGCTGGAGTGGGATAAG TACTGCCACTATGTGGCCGGCTTGGTGGGGATCGGTCTGTCACGTCTGTTTTCCGCCTCGGAGCTGGAAGATGTTATTGTTGGCGAGGATACAAGGCTCTCCAACTCCATGGGCCTCTTCCTGCAGAAAACCAACATTATCCGCGACTACCTGGAGGATCACCTGGAGGGCAGAGAGTTCTGGCCTAGAGAG GTGTGGAGCAAATACGGCAAAAAGCTGTCCGACTTGGCCAAGCCAGAGAACATTGTTCCAGCGGTGCAGTGTCTGAATGAACTGATTACAAATACTCTGCATCACGTGCCTGATGTCCTGCTCTACCTATCCCGGCTGAGGAACCAGAGCGTGTTCAACTTCTGTGCAATCCCACAG GTTATGGCCATCGCTACGCTGGCCGCCTGTTACAACAACAACCAAGTGTTCAAGGGAGTGGTGAAGATCCGTAAGGGCCAGGCGGTAACGCTGATGATAGACGCCACCAATATCCAGGCTGTGAGAGCCATCATGTACCAGTACATTGAAGAG ATCTACCAGAAAATTCCCCTGACAGACCCATCCTCTGGGCGGACACAGAACATTGTTTCTACTGTCAGGAAGCTGAGTCTGTCCGGCGGCCCCCTGGCGACCCGTCACGGCTTCTCCCCCATTTACCTGTCGTGCGCCATGCTGTTGGCGGCCCTGAGCTGGCAGTACCTGAGCACGGTGCAGGCCTCCGAGGAGGTGCGCACCGGCCAGTGA
- the CTSB gene encoding cathepsin B, with amino-acid sequence MWQSVALLCFLATLGGSRNVPHFAPLSSDLVNFINKINTTWKAGHNFVNTDISYVKRLCGTILGGSHKLPVRYSFTERMVLPDNFDSRTAWPNCPTIKEVRDQGSCGSCWAFGAVEAISDRVCVHSNAKVNVEVSAEDLLSCCGIECGMGCNGGYPSGAWSYWTEKGLVSGGLYDSHIGCRPYSIPPCEHHVNGSRPACKGEEGDTPKCVKKCEDGYGPDYSKDKHFGSDSYSVPSSPTEIMTEIYKNGPVEGAFTVYEDFPMYKTGVYRHVTGEELGGHAIKILGWGVEDGTPYWLCANSWNTDWGDNGFFKILRGEDHCGIESEIVAGVPKN; translated from the exons ATGTGGCAATCAGTGGCTCTTCTGTGCTTTCTGGCCACACTCGGTGGCTCCCGTAATGTTCCTCATTTCGCACCTTTGTCCAGTGACTTGGTCAACTTCATCAATAAGATTAACACCACGTGGAAG GCTGGACACAACTTTGTAAACACGGACATTAGTTATGTGAAGAGACTATGTGGGACGATACTTGGTGGAAGCCATAAATTGCCAGTCAG GTACTCGTTTACCGAACGGATGGTCCTTCCTGATAACTTTGATTCCCGGACGGCCTGGCCAAACTGTCCCACCATCAAGGAAGTTCGAGACCAGGGTTCATGTGGCTCTTGTTGG GCATTTGGAGCGGTGGAGGCCATTTCAGACCGTGTCTGCGTGCACTCCAACGCCAAGGTGAATGTGGAAGTATCTGCAGAAGATCTCCTCTCGTGTTGCGGGATAGAGTGTGGAATGGG CTGCAATGGAGGCTACCCATCTGGTGCATGGAGCTATTGGACAGAGAAGGGTCTTGTGTCCGGGGGCTTGTACGACTCACACATTG GCTGCAGGCCGTACTCTATACCTCCTTGTGAGCACCATGTCAATGGCTCCCGCCCAGCTTGTAAGGGCGAGGAAGGGGACACTCCAAAGTGCGTGAAGAAGTGCGAGGATGGCTACGGGCCCGACTACAGTAAAGACAAACACTTTG GTTCTGACTCGTACAGTGTCCCAAGCAGCCCCACTGAAATCATGACGGAAATCTACAAGAACGGGCCAGTAGAGGGAGCGTTCACAGTGTATGAGGATTTCCCCATGTACAAAACTG GTGTGTACCGTCACGTCACTGGAGAGGAGCTTGGCGGTCATGCTATCAAAATCCTGGGCTGGGGTGTGGAGGACGGGACTCCGTACTGGCTCTGTGCCAACTCCTGGAACACCGACTGGGGTGATAACG GCTTCTTTAAGATTCTGCGGGGAGAAGACCATTGTGGAATAGAGTCCGAGATTGTTGCAGGAGTTCCCAAAAATTAA